The following coding sequences lie in one Leucoraja erinacea ecotype New England chromosome 20, Leri_hhj_1, whole genome shotgun sequence genomic window:
- the LOC129706940 gene encoding parvalbumin, thymic-like gives MGSQPRLFHSLSLSLSLEEEEGHSSFTMKITEILGAGDIAKAIEQCKESFTFKKFFKTSGLSSKSADEVKEVFAILDQDGSGYIDKSELRSFLKYFSPDARLLSDKEAETMVSAVDNDGDGKIKYQEFLQLVSMSKNPEA, from the exons AGCCAGCCTCGCTTGTtccactcgctctctctctctctctcgctggagGAAGAAGAAGGCCACAGCAG TTTTACCATGAAGATCACTGAAATACTGGGAGCTGGGGACATCGCCAAGGCTATCGAACAATGCAAAG AGTCTTTCACCTTCAAGAAGTTTTTTAAAACAAGTGGCCTCTCCAGTAAATCCGCTGACGAAGTGAAGGAAGTCTTCGCAATCCTGGACCAGGATGGGAGCGGCTACATAGACAAGAGTGAACTGAG GTCCTTCCTTAAATACTTCTCCCCCGATGCCAGACTGCTGAGCGATAAAGAGGCCGAGACCATGGTTTCCGCTGTGGACAACGATGGTGATGGGAAAATCAAATATCAGG AATTCCTACAACTAGTGTCGATGTCGAAAAATCCTGAAGCCTAG